The following coding sequences lie in one Dunckerocampus dactyliophorus isolate RoL2022-P2 chromosome 4, RoL_Ddac_1.1, whole genome shotgun sequence genomic window:
- the mlxip gene encoding MLX-interacting protein isoform X4: MELSARQLHHRPPPSVKQEQDDDSDAEEVSLGLRRTENGLESQIIHSGHFMVSSPHSEHPPKKGYDFDTVNKQTCQTYHFGKASTSHISIDASLTKLFECMTLAYSGELVSPKWKNFKGLKLLWRDKIRLNNAIWRAWYMQYVERRKNPVCHFVTPLHGNVDLEHRSTEMITTEGKCWRRRIEIVIREYHKWRTYFKKRVEISLNLQKHKDDDLSSLLKDEESEVPPPMDLESLFDMEVLISEVSDTLFSTFHQPMAWPSPKEPTYAGNADMIQPRLNPLQPNLDFMEDSSDPLQDLFHSYRQPVFPSVSPTAPSVPPLPSSSSQSQVQLMSSMQLPVSPLAIPSPLTCQTSGASDGGDGAIVENYLPLYPGQVALGNHVAVSTHNPLVSQCLPIHDVGAPPLDETLAPSAIAHSSTAGASSACTQAAPAPSRPPSLNELTAPAVQPQQMFAVPVRLQPTGTPKKRVLKKISPAKPLTPPQLYFTAVIPTMKADATPPPTVMIAACGIPVVPQTQKSSQHMAPSENRKQESPSSVVQGQPGSGQGSPCSFDQVPSPQSLISSSTTPQSQRRAHQAEQNRRLMNCRYKMLCSLVPTLNSKSPTNAVTIQKTVEHIEKLKQEREEMQMEIRKLQEEIADLNASISLCHDQLPESGALITQEYFEHIQYKFNEYVKRRTRQNWKFWIFSIIIKPLFESFNKMVSTTSRAELGKTTLEWLERHCSLMALRPMVRSTLCHLSTSTSILSDPSLLPEEAIQAITCADVSPPPQAR, from the exons ATGGAGCTCAGTGCAAGGCAACTGCACCATCGCCCGCCGCCAAGCGTAAAGCAGGAGCAGGATGACGACTCGGACGCGGAGGAGGTGAGCCTGGGCCTGCGGAGGACCGAGAACGGGCTGGAGTCGCAGATCATCCACAGCGGGCACTTCATGGTGTCGTCGCCGCACAGTGAGCACCCGCCGAAGAAAGGCTACGACTTCGACACTGTCAACAAGCAGACCTGTCAGACGtaccactttggaaaggccagCACGTCCCACATCTCCATTGATGCGTCCCTCACCAAGCTCTTTGAGTGCATGACACTTGCGTACAG CGGTGAGCTGGTGTCTCCCAAATGGAAAAACTTCAAGGGTCTGAAGCTGCTTTGGAGAGACAAGATCCGCCTCAACAACGCCATCTGGAGGGCCTGGTACATGCAGT ATGTGGAGAGAAGAAAGAATCCAGTTTGCCACTTTGTGACTCCTCTCCATGGAAATGTAGACCTGGAGCATCGTAGTACAGAG ATGATCACCACGGAGGGCAAATGTTGGAGGAGACGAATCGAGATTGTCATCagagagtatcacaagtggaggACATACTTCAAGAAAAGAGTTGAGATTTCATTAAAT TTGCAGAAGCACAAGGATGACGACCTGTCAAGTTTGCTCAAG GATGAAGAGAGCGAAGTGCCGCCCCCCATGGACCTGGAGAGCCTCTTTGACATGGAGGTTCTGATTTCGGAGGTCTCAGACACGTTGTTCAGCACCTTCCACCAGCCCATGGCCTGGCCCAGCCCCAAGGAGCCCA CGTATGCAGGGAATGCAGACATGATCCAACCGAGACTCAACCCCTTACAGCCCAACCTCGACTTTATGGAGGACTCTTCTGACCCACTACAAG ACTTATTTCACAGCTACCGTCAACCCGTCTTCCCCTCTGTTTCCCCTACTGCACCATCAGTCCCCCCTCTGCCCAGCAGCAGCTCTCAGTCCCAG GTCCAGTTAATGTCATCCATGCAGCTCCCAGTCAGCCCCTTGGCGATCCCGTCACCCCTGACCTGTCAAACTAGTGGAGCCAGTGATGGGGGTGATGGTGCCATTGTGGAAAACTACCTGCCTCTTTATCCGGGCCAAGTGGCGCTGGGCAATCACGTTGCAGTCTCCACCCACAATCCCCTGGTGTCTCAGTGCCTTCCCATTCACGACGTGGGGGCGCCGCCCTTGGATGAGACCTTAGCGCCCTCCGCCATCGCACACTCCTCCACGGCAGGCGCCAGCTCCGCATGTACGCAGGCTGCACCTGCTCCATCCCGGCCGCCGTCCTTGAATGAGCTCACCGCCCCCGCCGTTCAGCCCCAGCAGATGTTCGCCGTACCCGTGCGCCTGCAGCCGACCGGCACTCCCAAAAAACGAGTGTTGAAGAAAATCAGCCCAGCCAAACCGCTCACCCCCCCGCAGCTGTACTTCACAG CCGTGATCCCAACTATGAAAGCGGATGCGACGCCCCCTCCAACTGTGATGATCGCG GCCTGTGGAATTCCTGTTGTACCTCAAACACAGAAGTCTTCTCAGCACATGGCCCCCTCAGAGAACCGAAAGCAGGAATCGCCATCCAGTGTTG TTCAGGGTCAGCCAGGATCAGGTCAAGGTTCACCTTGTTCTTTTGATCAAGTTCCCAGTCCACAATCTCTGATCAGCAGCAGTACAACACCtcag AGCCAAAGAAGAGCACACCAAGCCGAGCAGAACAGACGCTTAATGAACTGTCGCTACAAAATGCTCTGCAGCCTAGTTCCCACCCTCAACTCCAAGTCTCCT ACTAACGCCGTCACAATACAGAAGACAGTGGAGCACATTGAAAAGCTCAAGCAGGAGAGGGAGGAGATGCAGATGGAAATTAGGAAGCTGCAGGAGGAGATTGCGGATCTCAACGCGTCCATCAG CCTGTGTCACGACCAGCTACCCGAGAGCGGAGCGTTGATAACGCAGGAATACtttgaacacatacagtacaagttCAATGAGTACGTCAAGCGGCGCACTCGGCAGAACTGGAAGTTCTGGATT TTCAGCATCATCATCAAGCCTCTCTTCGAGTCCTTCAACAAGATGGTGTCCACCACGAGCCGAGCCGAGCTCGGCAAGACCACGCTGGAGTGGCTGGAGCGACACTGCTCCCTCATGGCGCTCAGACCCA TGGTCCGCAGCACCCTCTGCCACCTGAGCACCAGCACGTCCATCCTCAGCGACCCGTCGCTTTTGCCCGAAGAAGCCATCCAAGCCATAACGTGTGCTGATGTCAGTCCTCCCCCTCAGGCCAGGTGA
- the mlxip gene encoding MLX-interacting protein isoform X5 — protein MELSARQLHHRPPPSVKQEQDDDSDAEEVSLGLRRTENGLESQIIHSGHFMVSSPHSEHPPKKGYDFDTVNKQTCQTYHFGKASTSHISIDASLTKLFECMTLAYSGELVSPKWKNFKGLKLLWRDKIRLNNAIWRAWYMQYVERRKNPVCHFVTPLHGNVDLEHRSTEMITTEGKCWRRRIEIVIREYHKWRTYFKKRLQKHKDDDLSSLLKDEESEVPPPMDLESLFDMEVLISEVSDTLFSTFHQPMAWPSPKEPTYAGNADMIQPRLNPLQPNLDFMEDSSDPLQDLFHSYRQPVFPSVSPTAPSVPPLPSSSSQSQVQLMSSMQLPVSPLAIPSPLTCQTSGASDGGDGAIVENYLPLYPGQVALGNHVAVSTHNPLVSQCLPIHDVGAPPLDETLAPSAIAHSSTAGASSACTQAAPAPSRPPSLNELTAPAVQPQQMFAVPVRLQPTGTPKKRVLKKISPAKPLTPPQLYFTAVIPTMKADATPPPTVMIAACGIPVVPQTQKSSQHMAPSENRKQESPSSVVQGQPGSGQGSPCSFDQVPSPQSLISSSTTPQSQRRAHQAEQNRRLMNCRYKMLCSLVPTLNSKSPTNAVTIQKTVEHIEKLKQEREEMQMEIRKLQEEIADLNASISLCHDQLPESGALITQEYFEHIQYKFNEYVKRRTRQNWKFWIFSIIIKPLFESFNKMVSTTSRAELGKTTLEWLERHCSLMALRPMVRSTLCHLSTSTSILSDPSLLPEEAIQAITCADVSPPPQAR, from the exons ATGGAGCTCAGTGCAAGGCAACTGCACCATCGCCCGCCGCCAAGCGTAAAGCAGGAGCAGGATGACGACTCGGACGCGGAGGAGGTGAGCCTGGGCCTGCGGAGGACCGAGAACGGGCTGGAGTCGCAGATCATCCACAGCGGGCACTTCATGGTGTCGTCGCCGCACAGTGAGCACCCGCCGAAGAAAGGCTACGACTTCGACACTGTCAACAAGCAGACCTGTCAGACGtaccactttggaaaggccagCACGTCCCACATCTCCATTGATGCGTCCCTCACCAAGCTCTTTGAGTGCATGACACTTGCGTACAG CGGTGAGCTGGTGTCTCCCAAATGGAAAAACTTCAAGGGTCTGAAGCTGCTTTGGAGAGACAAGATCCGCCTCAACAACGCCATCTGGAGGGCCTGGTACATGCAGT ATGTGGAGAGAAGAAAGAATCCAGTTTGCCACTTTGTGACTCCTCTCCATGGAAATGTAGACCTGGAGCATCGTAGTACAGAG ATGATCACCACGGAGGGCAAATGTTGGAGGAGACGAATCGAGATTGTCATCagagagtatcacaagtggaggACATACTTCAAGAAAAGA TTGCAGAAGCACAAGGATGACGACCTGTCAAGTTTGCTCAAG GATGAAGAGAGCGAAGTGCCGCCCCCCATGGACCTGGAGAGCCTCTTTGACATGGAGGTTCTGATTTCGGAGGTCTCAGACACGTTGTTCAGCACCTTCCACCAGCCCATGGCCTGGCCCAGCCCCAAGGAGCCCA CGTATGCAGGGAATGCAGACATGATCCAACCGAGACTCAACCCCTTACAGCCCAACCTCGACTTTATGGAGGACTCTTCTGACCCACTACAAG ACTTATTTCACAGCTACCGTCAACCCGTCTTCCCCTCTGTTTCCCCTACTGCACCATCAGTCCCCCCTCTGCCCAGCAGCAGCTCTCAGTCCCAG GTCCAGTTAATGTCATCCATGCAGCTCCCAGTCAGCCCCTTGGCGATCCCGTCACCCCTGACCTGTCAAACTAGTGGAGCCAGTGATGGGGGTGATGGTGCCATTGTGGAAAACTACCTGCCTCTTTATCCGGGCCAAGTGGCGCTGGGCAATCACGTTGCAGTCTCCACCCACAATCCCCTGGTGTCTCAGTGCCTTCCCATTCACGACGTGGGGGCGCCGCCCTTGGATGAGACCTTAGCGCCCTCCGCCATCGCACACTCCTCCACGGCAGGCGCCAGCTCCGCATGTACGCAGGCTGCACCTGCTCCATCCCGGCCGCCGTCCTTGAATGAGCTCACCGCCCCCGCCGTTCAGCCCCAGCAGATGTTCGCCGTACCCGTGCGCCTGCAGCCGACCGGCACTCCCAAAAAACGAGTGTTGAAGAAAATCAGCCCAGCCAAACCGCTCACCCCCCCGCAGCTGTACTTCACAG CCGTGATCCCAACTATGAAAGCGGATGCGACGCCCCCTCCAACTGTGATGATCGCG GCCTGTGGAATTCCTGTTGTACCTCAAACACAGAAGTCTTCTCAGCACATGGCCCCCTCAGAGAACCGAAAGCAGGAATCGCCATCCAGTGTTG TTCAGGGTCAGCCAGGATCAGGTCAAGGTTCACCTTGTTCTTTTGATCAAGTTCCCAGTCCACAATCTCTGATCAGCAGCAGTACAACACCtcag AGCCAAAGAAGAGCACACCAAGCCGAGCAGAACAGACGCTTAATGAACTGTCGCTACAAAATGCTCTGCAGCCTAGTTCCCACCCTCAACTCCAAGTCTCCT ACTAACGCCGTCACAATACAGAAGACAGTGGAGCACATTGAAAAGCTCAAGCAGGAGAGGGAGGAGATGCAGATGGAAATTAGGAAGCTGCAGGAGGAGATTGCGGATCTCAACGCGTCCATCAG CCTGTGTCACGACCAGCTACCCGAGAGCGGAGCGTTGATAACGCAGGAATACtttgaacacatacagtacaagttCAATGAGTACGTCAAGCGGCGCACTCGGCAGAACTGGAAGTTCTGGATT TTCAGCATCATCATCAAGCCTCTCTTCGAGTCCTTCAACAAGATGGTGTCCACCACGAGCCGAGCCGAGCTCGGCAAGACCACGCTGGAGTGGCTGGAGCGACACTGCTCCCTCATGGCGCTCAGACCCA TGGTCCGCAGCACCCTCTGCCACCTGAGCACCAGCACGTCCATCCTCAGCGACCCGTCGCTTTTGCCCGAAGAAGCCATCCAAGCCATAACGTGTGCTGATGTCAGTCCTCCCCCTCAGGCCAGGTGA
- the mlxip gene encoding MLX-interacting protein isoform X1, whose amino-acid sequence MELSARQLHHRPPPSVKQEQDDDSDAEEVSLGLRRTENGLESQIIHSGHFMVSSPHSEHPPKKGYDFDTVNKQTCQTYHFGKASTSHISIDASLTKLFECMTLAYSGELVSPKWKNFKGLKLLWRDKIRLNNAIWRAWYMQYVERRKNPVCHFVTPLHGNVDLEHRSTEMITTEGKCWRRRIEIVIREYHKWRTYFKKRVEISLNLQKHKDDDLSSLLKGPKEQLSLFGEVPPAMHRVSLYQDEESEVPPPMDLESLFDMEVLISEVSDTLFSTFHQPMAWPSPKEPTYAGNADMIQPRLNPLQPNLDFMEDSSDPLQDLFHSYRQPVFPSVSPTAPSVPPLPSSSSQSQVQLMSSMQLPVSPLAIPSPLTCQTSGASDGGDGAIVENYLPLYPGQVALGNHVAVSTHNPLVSQCLPIHDVGAPPLDETLAPSAIAHSSTAGASSACTQAAPAPSRPPSLNELTAPAVQPQQMFAVPVRLQPTGTPKKRVLKKISPAKPLTPPQLYFTAVIPTMKADATPPPTVMIAACGIPVVPQTQKSSQHMAPSENRKQESPSSVVQGQPGSGQGSPCSFDQVPSPQSLISSSTTPQSQRRAHQAEQNRRLMNCRYKMLCSLVPTLNSKSPTNAVTIQKTVEHIEKLKQEREEMQMEIRKLQEEIADLNASISLCHDQLPESGALITQEYFEHIQYKFNEYVKRRTRQNWKFWIFSIIIKPLFESFNKMVSTTSRAELGKTTLEWLERHCSLMALRPMVRSTLCHLSTSTSILSDPSLLPEEAIQAITCADVSPPPQAR is encoded by the exons ATGGAGCTCAGTGCAAGGCAACTGCACCATCGCCCGCCGCCAAGCGTAAAGCAGGAGCAGGATGACGACTCGGACGCGGAGGAGGTGAGCCTGGGCCTGCGGAGGACCGAGAACGGGCTGGAGTCGCAGATCATCCACAGCGGGCACTTCATGGTGTCGTCGCCGCACAGTGAGCACCCGCCGAAGAAAGGCTACGACTTCGACACTGTCAACAAGCAGACCTGTCAGACGtaccactttggaaaggccagCACGTCCCACATCTCCATTGATGCGTCCCTCACCAAGCTCTTTGAGTGCATGACACTTGCGTACAG CGGTGAGCTGGTGTCTCCCAAATGGAAAAACTTCAAGGGTCTGAAGCTGCTTTGGAGAGACAAGATCCGCCTCAACAACGCCATCTGGAGGGCCTGGTACATGCAGT ATGTGGAGAGAAGAAAGAATCCAGTTTGCCACTTTGTGACTCCTCTCCATGGAAATGTAGACCTGGAGCATCGTAGTACAGAG ATGATCACCACGGAGGGCAAATGTTGGAGGAGACGAATCGAGATTGTCATCagagagtatcacaagtggaggACATACTTCAAGAAAAGAGTTGAGATTTCATTAAAT TTGCAGAAGCACAAGGATGACGACCTGTCAAGTTTGCTCAAG GGGCCCAAGGAGCAGTTATCGCTGTTTGGGGAAGTCCCTCCAGCCATGCACCGTGTCTCCCTTTATCAGGATGAAGAGAGCGAAGTGCCGCCCCCCATGGACCTGGAGAGCCTCTTTGACATGGAGGTTCTGATTTCGGAGGTCTCAGACACGTTGTTCAGCACCTTCCACCAGCCCATGGCCTGGCCCAGCCCCAAGGAGCCCA CGTATGCAGGGAATGCAGACATGATCCAACCGAGACTCAACCCCTTACAGCCCAACCTCGACTTTATGGAGGACTCTTCTGACCCACTACAAG ACTTATTTCACAGCTACCGTCAACCCGTCTTCCCCTCTGTTTCCCCTACTGCACCATCAGTCCCCCCTCTGCCCAGCAGCAGCTCTCAGTCCCAG GTCCAGTTAATGTCATCCATGCAGCTCCCAGTCAGCCCCTTGGCGATCCCGTCACCCCTGACCTGTCAAACTAGTGGAGCCAGTGATGGGGGTGATGGTGCCATTGTGGAAAACTACCTGCCTCTTTATCCGGGCCAAGTGGCGCTGGGCAATCACGTTGCAGTCTCCACCCACAATCCCCTGGTGTCTCAGTGCCTTCCCATTCACGACGTGGGGGCGCCGCCCTTGGATGAGACCTTAGCGCCCTCCGCCATCGCACACTCCTCCACGGCAGGCGCCAGCTCCGCATGTACGCAGGCTGCACCTGCTCCATCCCGGCCGCCGTCCTTGAATGAGCTCACCGCCCCCGCCGTTCAGCCCCAGCAGATGTTCGCCGTACCCGTGCGCCTGCAGCCGACCGGCACTCCCAAAAAACGAGTGTTGAAGAAAATCAGCCCAGCCAAACCGCTCACCCCCCCGCAGCTGTACTTCACAG CCGTGATCCCAACTATGAAAGCGGATGCGACGCCCCCTCCAACTGTGATGATCGCG GCCTGTGGAATTCCTGTTGTACCTCAAACACAGAAGTCTTCTCAGCACATGGCCCCCTCAGAGAACCGAAAGCAGGAATCGCCATCCAGTGTTG TTCAGGGTCAGCCAGGATCAGGTCAAGGTTCACCTTGTTCTTTTGATCAAGTTCCCAGTCCACAATCTCTGATCAGCAGCAGTACAACACCtcag AGCCAAAGAAGAGCACACCAAGCCGAGCAGAACAGACGCTTAATGAACTGTCGCTACAAAATGCTCTGCAGCCTAGTTCCCACCCTCAACTCCAAGTCTCCT ACTAACGCCGTCACAATACAGAAGACAGTGGAGCACATTGAAAAGCTCAAGCAGGAGAGGGAGGAGATGCAGATGGAAATTAGGAAGCTGCAGGAGGAGATTGCGGATCTCAACGCGTCCATCAG CCTGTGTCACGACCAGCTACCCGAGAGCGGAGCGTTGATAACGCAGGAATACtttgaacacatacagtacaagttCAATGAGTACGTCAAGCGGCGCACTCGGCAGAACTGGAAGTTCTGGATT TTCAGCATCATCATCAAGCCTCTCTTCGAGTCCTTCAACAAGATGGTGTCCACCACGAGCCGAGCCGAGCTCGGCAAGACCACGCTGGAGTGGCTGGAGCGACACTGCTCCCTCATGGCGCTCAGACCCA TGGTCCGCAGCACCCTCTGCCACCTGAGCACCAGCACGTCCATCCTCAGCGACCCGTCGCTTTTGCCCGAAGAAGCCATCCAAGCCATAACGTGTGCTGATGTCAGTCCTCCCCCTCAGGCCAGGTGA
- the mlxip gene encoding MLX-interacting protein isoform X2 yields the protein MELSARQLHHRPPPSVKQEQDDDSDAEEVSLGLRRTENGLESQIIHSGHFMVSSPHSEHPPKKGYDFDTVNKQTCQTYHFGKASTSHISIDASLTKLFECMTLAYSGELVSPKWKNFKGLKLLWRDKIRLNNAIWRAWYMQYVERRKNPVCHFVTPLHGNVDLEHRSTEMITTEGKCWRRRIEIVIREYHKWRTYFKKRLQKHKDDDLSSLLKGPKEQLSLFGEVPPAMHRVSLYQDEESEVPPPMDLESLFDMEVLISEVSDTLFSTFHQPMAWPSPKEPTYAGNADMIQPRLNPLQPNLDFMEDSSDPLQDLFHSYRQPVFPSVSPTAPSVPPLPSSSSQSQVQLMSSMQLPVSPLAIPSPLTCQTSGASDGGDGAIVENYLPLYPGQVALGNHVAVSTHNPLVSQCLPIHDVGAPPLDETLAPSAIAHSSTAGASSACTQAAPAPSRPPSLNELTAPAVQPQQMFAVPVRLQPTGTPKKRVLKKISPAKPLTPPQLYFTAVIPTMKADATPPPTVMIAACGIPVVPQTQKSSQHMAPSENRKQESPSSVVQGQPGSGQGSPCSFDQVPSPQSLISSSTTPQSQRRAHQAEQNRRLMNCRYKMLCSLVPTLNSKSPTNAVTIQKTVEHIEKLKQEREEMQMEIRKLQEEIADLNASISLCHDQLPESGALITQEYFEHIQYKFNEYVKRRTRQNWKFWIFSIIIKPLFESFNKMVSTTSRAELGKTTLEWLERHCSLMALRPMVRSTLCHLSTSTSILSDPSLLPEEAIQAITCADVSPPPQAR from the exons ATGGAGCTCAGTGCAAGGCAACTGCACCATCGCCCGCCGCCAAGCGTAAAGCAGGAGCAGGATGACGACTCGGACGCGGAGGAGGTGAGCCTGGGCCTGCGGAGGACCGAGAACGGGCTGGAGTCGCAGATCATCCACAGCGGGCACTTCATGGTGTCGTCGCCGCACAGTGAGCACCCGCCGAAGAAAGGCTACGACTTCGACACTGTCAACAAGCAGACCTGTCAGACGtaccactttggaaaggccagCACGTCCCACATCTCCATTGATGCGTCCCTCACCAAGCTCTTTGAGTGCATGACACTTGCGTACAG CGGTGAGCTGGTGTCTCCCAAATGGAAAAACTTCAAGGGTCTGAAGCTGCTTTGGAGAGACAAGATCCGCCTCAACAACGCCATCTGGAGGGCCTGGTACATGCAGT ATGTGGAGAGAAGAAAGAATCCAGTTTGCCACTTTGTGACTCCTCTCCATGGAAATGTAGACCTGGAGCATCGTAGTACAGAG ATGATCACCACGGAGGGCAAATGTTGGAGGAGACGAATCGAGATTGTCATCagagagtatcacaagtggaggACATACTTCAAGAAAAGA TTGCAGAAGCACAAGGATGACGACCTGTCAAGTTTGCTCAAG GGGCCCAAGGAGCAGTTATCGCTGTTTGGGGAAGTCCCTCCAGCCATGCACCGTGTCTCCCTTTATCAGGATGAAGAGAGCGAAGTGCCGCCCCCCATGGACCTGGAGAGCCTCTTTGACATGGAGGTTCTGATTTCGGAGGTCTCAGACACGTTGTTCAGCACCTTCCACCAGCCCATGGCCTGGCCCAGCCCCAAGGAGCCCA CGTATGCAGGGAATGCAGACATGATCCAACCGAGACTCAACCCCTTACAGCCCAACCTCGACTTTATGGAGGACTCTTCTGACCCACTACAAG ACTTATTTCACAGCTACCGTCAACCCGTCTTCCCCTCTGTTTCCCCTACTGCACCATCAGTCCCCCCTCTGCCCAGCAGCAGCTCTCAGTCCCAG GTCCAGTTAATGTCATCCATGCAGCTCCCAGTCAGCCCCTTGGCGATCCCGTCACCCCTGACCTGTCAAACTAGTGGAGCCAGTGATGGGGGTGATGGTGCCATTGTGGAAAACTACCTGCCTCTTTATCCGGGCCAAGTGGCGCTGGGCAATCACGTTGCAGTCTCCACCCACAATCCCCTGGTGTCTCAGTGCCTTCCCATTCACGACGTGGGGGCGCCGCCCTTGGATGAGACCTTAGCGCCCTCCGCCATCGCACACTCCTCCACGGCAGGCGCCAGCTCCGCATGTACGCAGGCTGCACCTGCTCCATCCCGGCCGCCGTCCTTGAATGAGCTCACCGCCCCCGCCGTTCAGCCCCAGCAGATGTTCGCCGTACCCGTGCGCCTGCAGCCGACCGGCACTCCCAAAAAACGAGTGTTGAAGAAAATCAGCCCAGCCAAACCGCTCACCCCCCCGCAGCTGTACTTCACAG CCGTGATCCCAACTATGAAAGCGGATGCGACGCCCCCTCCAACTGTGATGATCGCG GCCTGTGGAATTCCTGTTGTACCTCAAACACAGAAGTCTTCTCAGCACATGGCCCCCTCAGAGAACCGAAAGCAGGAATCGCCATCCAGTGTTG TTCAGGGTCAGCCAGGATCAGGTCAAGGTTCACCTTGTTCTTTTGATCAAGTTCCCAGTCCACAATCTCTGATCAGCAGCAGTACAACACCtcag AGCCAAAGAAGAGCACACCAAGCCGAGCAGAACAGACGCTTAATGAACTGTCGCTACAAAATGCTCTGCAGCCTAGTTCCCACCCTCAACTCCAAGTCTCCT ACTAACGCCGTCACAATACAGAAGACAGTGGAGCACATTGAAAAGCTCAAGCAGGAGAGGGAGGAGATGCAGATGGAAATTAGGAAGCTGCAGGAGGAGATTGCGGATCTCAACGCGTCCATCAG CCTGTGTCACGACCAGCTACCCGAGAGCGGAGCGTTGATAACGCAGGAATACtttgaacacatacagtacaagttCAATGAGTACGTCAAGCGGCGCACTCGGCAGAACTGGAAGTTCTGGATT TTCAGCATCATCATCAAGCCTCTCTTCGAGTCCTTCAACAAGATGGTGTCCACCACGAGCCGAGCCGAGCTCGGCAAGACCACGCTGGAGTGGCTGGAGCGACACTGCTCCCTCATGGCGCTCAGACCCA TGGTCCGCAGCACCCTCTGCCACCTGAGCACCAGCACGTCCATCCTCAGCGACCCGTCGCTTTTGCCCGAAGAAGCCATCCAAGCCATAACGTGTGCTGATGTCAGTCCTCCCCCTCAGGCCAGGTGA